Genomic DNA from Theobroma cacao cultivar B97-61/B2 chromosome 3, Criollo_cocoa_genome_V2, whole genome shotgun sequence:
TTCTGCATCAGTAGTAGCAATTAATTCCCACAAGTCTTGGCCTTGGAGATAAGCCTCCATGCGCATTCTCCAGTATTGATAATTTGTGCCTAAAAGCTTCTCGACACCATACTTGGTATTTAAACCGTTTCCCCCATTTGCTGACACCATATTGTAGAGCAAGAAACTTCTTTTCCACAACTTTCAATCTCCTCCAACAAGACCAGCTTGATGGACAAGAAGGAAAGAACCGCAAAAGTGCCTTAACCaggctttgataccataaaacaaaaacaaaagaaggaaaatatataaagtttAAATAGGAGAAATAATGAGGAACTctggagaaaataaaaattagttcTATTCCACTTCTACTAATTAAATCAGATGCAGAACATACATAAAGACATGACCCACGACCATTAATCTCCTAAAAATACTCCAAATCCTACCTCTAACCAATTActgacaaaacaaaaaaaaaatcctaccACTAACCCATTATTGATAAAACAGGAAATCCTACCACTAACCCATTATTAATCCATTACCCAGAAAACTAGGAACTGAACTATATGActtagtaaacataaaagcaCGTGCAGAAAACAATGTGTAAGATGCACTAATTTTTATCAAGACATGTATGGCAAGTGTGGTACAGTAACATCAATTTTGGTAGAGCTTATCTCTTAAACTTAGTCATATGTTTAGCTTGGGTCctaatcttttcttttagttatttaaCTCATCTATAGGGATTAAGCCATAGGGGTTTTGTTAccaatttttatcaatttgttATGGAAGCCCAGGCTATACCATAAAGTTCTCATCTGCATCGGTTGTAGGTGTAGTGAATTCTTAATAAACAAAACACCTGGGGGTAGAGTTCCTTTCTTTTGGGGCTCACTTACTTTGATTTCAAGTCTGAAACTTGCTTCTTTTGCATTCTACACCATAGCTCTTTAAGTGCAAGATAGAAGAAATGGGGAGGAGGAGGTGTTACTGGCTAGTTTTGAATGCAACATATTATGTGAAGCAGAACTGTGGGTTAAAGTGGTGGTAAGGCAAGAGTAGTTAATGCCAAGATAGGGATGATAGGTCATCGTAATAGTTAGGAGAGTGAGGTATGTTATTTACAAGTTGATACCTTTAGGCTTCTTATAAAGGCAAAGACAGGGATGCTTAAGCACTctaaacaaaatttaagagCAAAATCCTTAACAATCCTTAGACTAAAGTCGGTGCCAGCTCTTACTCGTCACTTTCCCTCAAATATAGGTGCTAGACAATTGTTCGACACATCAATTTGACCCccaaaattaaaggaaaaactaagaaaaaattgaacacATAAGGCACATTTATACTTTGAGACTTTCTCCACAGTCTGAATAACATACATCTAGGTCTACCAAGTTAGCAACACTAGTTGTTTGAGATTGATTCGGAATCTTTCTACAATCCCGAGATGGCTCACATCAAGTACTGTGTCTTAAAAATTTATGCATGCGCTCCGAAAGTACAAATAGCTAAACAGTTGCAACTTGCAGGGCACATTTAATGACAAAAAAGTGGTATTATACAATAATAACTGCTAAGTCAAAAACAGCCATCAACATTTAACCTCGTATTACAGAAACTTACCACTATAACCTTCTGATATAACAAACCAATGTGTTACAATTTCTTACTTTGAAAATTCTCCAACATATGGTTTCTACACGGCGACAGTAGTCTTCTGAGCCTTTGTTCTCGTTTTCAGCTTCATAAAATTGTGTAGGATGACCCAACGTCTTTCTTATGCATACACTTCCTTTTAGCTAATTGGAAGAAATCTTTATGATGTAGCATGGCATTTCTGCCACATCAGATTGCACATTTAAGCAAACGAAAAAAAGTGAAGGAAATGTTACAACTATCCTGAAAGCTCAAAAATTTACCAATAAACTTAAATGTTTTATATGGAACTAGCAGATAGCTAAGAAGTGTGTGCTGTTATTCCCTATTAACAATATGGCAGCATTTTTCCTATCctttcattaatttattttcattcttttatgGTTGAGAGTTCAATCAATTCTTATCTTTATCCCTTGTGCAGCATGGAGAGGATCCTTGAACGGTATGAAAGATATTCTTATGCAGAGAGGCAACTTGCTGCGAATGAAGTTGACCAAAATGTAAACCCCAAATTCTATGGAGAAATTTCCAAATTCTAAATGTCAAACATGCATCCTTTACTTTTAGCGGCTGTCTTTCACATGCTTCAGCAAGCTTTCAAAGGCAGTTATTTTATTCTATgtcaaataaataataataacaatgtGAAAGAATTCTTAGAATTGCCACTGCCATTTCTGTTGGATGAGATTCTATGAGATGGAAATAATTGCGTGTGCCCTCGTTTTACTAATCCTGTATcctcaaaagaaataaaagatacTTTCCATATGTTTTACAGGGAAGCTGGACTCTAGAACATGCAAAACTTAAAGCCAGAATGGAGGTTTTACAAAGAAACCAAAGGTACAATCAATTCCAAGTTTTCAAATGTATTTGATCATCTTTAAccttaaaaaaggaaaaaagcaaAGATctacttattttaaaaaataattatctttgtAGGCATTTCATGGGAGAAGATCTTGACAATTTAAGTCTTAGAGAGCTTCAAAATTTGGAGCAACAGCTTGATTCTGCCCTTAAACACGTACGCTCAAGAAAGGTAAAATCATTTCAGGAATATTTGCTTTTGATTGTGCAGCTTAGGCCCAGAATGTAACCTGGCCTGCAATGTTTCACTTACAGAATCAGCTCATGTTTGAATCAATTTCTGAGCTTCAGAAAAAGGTACACCTTGGCTCATAAGCTTCTCTTAACTTAGCTACTATAAGTCTATAAGTAGAAGTCTAGAACATTATCTTAATTATACTATAAAGAGGTAGAGTTGCAATTGTCAAAGTGGAGTATTCAGTTGCCTTAAAATTTACTTTTGCATCAATCTGATACCCATCAATATAGAGTTTGTAAAAAGAAGAGTCGAAAGCAGCTTTAGAAGTATCATCCTGTGTGGGTAATAATCTTGGGCTCTTGGCATATTATTACTTCTGAGCGCCTAAGGATTTCTCACTATTAAAACTGTTCTATTATGTGGAAAAAAGCGTTTGAAATTGTACAGAGTACAGATTGCCTGACTTGTTCCATATGCAGGATAAAGCATTGCAAGAGCAGAATAACATGCTTGCAAAGAAGGTGAAAATTTCGATATCCGCAAATGTGAATTCTATGAAACTGCTCCTGTACAGCTTCTTTCCTGTGTAATAAGTACTAGAATTTTCTTGAGCCAAAAATAGGTGAAAGAAAAGGAGCAGGCAGTAGCCCAGCAGGCACAATGGGAGCAGCAAAACAATTGCCAAGACACATCCGCCATTCTTCTGCCACAGCCAATGAGGTCCTCGAACATCCGgtttcactctctctctctctctctctctctttctgtCCTAGTGGAAAGCTGaaagattaaaaagaaatCTAACTCTCTCCAGATACctcaattattttcaaatcatcGTGAATTGAAGTTATTCTTTGACCTGGTACCATGTCTTAACAGTACTAAGGCAGAGCAGTTAATACATTTTGCAGTGGCACCTATGAAGCAAGGAGCAGTGGAAGAGAGGAGGAAGGCAATCCAGCACAACATCGTGGAGCCAATGCGCTCTTGCCACCTTGGATGATTCGCCACCTTGAGTAACTAAAACAAAGCAGTGTCCTTTCTTTAGTATGTATGTAATTTTGATGCATAGATATATGCCACGGACCCATATGTGTGACTTGTATCTATATAGTCCAGTGTTGTAATTAAGTAATGCTGTGTTGATATGCAATAAAAAAGAACTGACATAAATGTAACAACTTATTGCAATTGGAGCTAATATTCCCTATACATGTCATCACTTTTCGTCTGTAACTTGCAATATGCAGATAAAGTTATCAACTAAGGAGCAAGGACGACAAGGGTCTAATTGATTGTTACATTAATTCATTTCTTATGTGGCTTATGCAGACTTTGATTGGTTAGGTTGTCTTAGAATCAAGCTGAAATCATAAAAAGAACATTTCTTTGGTGGTATTTTCTTTGATCATTTTTATTGGATATTGCAAAtttatcttatttattttggaaaattttattctgttatttttgtgtatatatatatataatcttgAACTATATATGATTGAACTATAGNtatatatatatatatatatatatatatatatatatatatttcaatgacttttttgacattaaaaagttatggatcataaattttataaaagctTCCATGTTTTTTGCAATTGACCTTTCGCTAGAGCTGTATGGATTGCAACTACATGGCGCTTCAAAGATATTACTGGTCACTTTTCAGCTGTTATTGATTGGTTTAAGCATTTGCTTCAGCAGATGGGTAAAAAGGAGTTGGAGTAGTGTTTTGTGGGCACTTTGGAAAGCAAGgaatgttttgatttttaagcaaGAAAGGAAAGACCCAAGAGAGGAGGTTGAGTTGGGTTTTAGTATATGCCATCAGGCCGAACCAAGTGGAAATATTCTTAAGAACGTTAACGGGCGGTGGAGGAGTTCGGCAGGATTGAAGATCAATTGTGATGCAGCGATGTTATGGTCTCTCATATTGTGCTCCCAATACAATGTTCCAGTTTCAGCTATTAAAGTTGATTGTATGCAGGTTATAAATTGGTTTAAGAAGAGACAATATAACGGTGAAGTGGGACATGTGATTGAAGATTGTGTAATAGTCATGGGACAGCTTGGCTGCTCCTTCACTGAATTTTGTTGAAGAGAAGCAAACATGGTTGCACATGGATTGGCAAAGTCAGTCAATGATTGAGGGGTGAACCGGATTACATGGAGGGATGTTTCTGATCTGCCAGCTACTGTACAAAGAGCATTGGAGGTGGATAGACTTGCTTTGTAATGGGTTATGTGTGCTAACGGGGTAGAAGGACATTTTAGGGGTactctttttccctttcatgGTTTTTAATGATGCTCCTTCATGTTATAGATAATTTCAATATAAAGGGATATAAATGTATATTGTAATTCTTTGATGTTGAGTAATGAAATTCACTATtttctcaaaaagaaaataaattttataaaagaatttttaaaattttaatataaaataaatttaaattaaaggtttttttttatttccatgGAAATTATACAATGAGAATGAATTTGAGATGGACAGAATGGATAAATGCGTATATGTTCATTTTTTGATgtcaaaatgtaaaaaataaagtcaTTCAATTTCTCTATTCTTTAATGAAGATATTCGtgagaaaaagataaaatggAGTACttatgaaagaagaaaaagcaaatGGACATTTATGTGCTTAATTTTATGtattattttaagattttatttgcCTTTTATGAACTTTTATGAATTTGATTAATTGTGATACCAAATCAACCattctaattaaataaaacaaaagaaagaaacccaGTACTAGCCAAATGATGATATacagagagattgcttaatttCTATTAGCAGTGGATCGAGGGGAATTGTTTTTTTCAAtaactattattattacatttaaaagttaaatttgtGACATTAATAAAACGAGATATGTATGATATTAAAGGCAGCATACACACCCACGTCCACTTTCTTGCCAATCTTCAATTAGCAGTTCTGAATGgcagaatatatatatatatatttgtatttttgagGTCAACGTGGAGGTCTCGACTTTGTCACTGGGTTCGGGGCTCAGTACTAATCTATCCTGACTTTGGGGTCCAACATCACCAAAAGACATTGCGATGTAGCCATTGGAGGATTGTTAATAACCATATAATATTCTTAAGTGAATTATTAcatgaatatttttcattaattacaTCAACTTCAACTTCGATACATTATGACCTGATCCgttaaaattttagtttttttaactAACTGAACTAATTTGTGTGAAAGAATATAACTAAGATAATTAGTTGCTAACTTTTGTTAGGCAACCACTGTCTTGCTTTTGCTTGTAATAAGGCCAGCTTAGATCATGGCAAAGCGACCATTGTGAGACGAAGTATATGTTTGATCCTAACAGATTTTGTGCCTCAAAATGGTCGACCACAAGACAAAGCCATGTTTCGGAAGACGTGGAGCTTCGGTTGGACAATTTACAGTTGTACCAACCAACATGATTACATGAGCTACTACTAGTCCAATTACATGTATCTCTAGGTGTCAAgttccctctctctctctcttaatttgaattttttttaaactttgatcttaattattttaattatttgattataattaaattctaacaaatatatatttgaaaactaCTTTATtaatagttttgaaaaagtagtctttcaattttaattaataatgacttatgaatataaaaaagtGGTCAGACTAAAAAATACTTGacccaaaaaatcaaattagacACTAATAATTATGAATAGAAGTAATAAATATCAAACAAATTACTAATtcaatgataacaaaacaatACCTTTACATCCATGAAGAGACAAAGACGACAAGAGTTTCTACTATAATCAAGGAATAAGAAATTTGAGATTGATCCTTCAACCTCTTTAATTCAAAATCTAATTAGTATACTCAATTAATTGTTGTGTTTTTTGGTTCACATTCCAGAGATAGACAGGCACTTTGCCTCTACTAAGCGCCTTTCCATCCATAAAATTTAAGGTAAACACATTCAAGTTTCTAAAGTTTTACCATATTTGAAGTTTCTAAAGTTCAGAGTATGGGCTTCACTGCTGATTTTAGAGGGGCTGCTCGCTGTCCGTATTCTCTCTGTGAACTTTTGAGGGTGCTCTCCTTGCCTGCTTGGGCTGTCACCCTTTCGATGCTCTTGTTTTTGTGTCTATGTGGCAGTGTTGTTCTTGTAGGTTGCCAATATCTGCATTTCTGAGCATACTATTCTTTTTTGTGTTGTCTAGGTTTCTAGGTCCTTATCCAGTGAAGCTACCAAATTAGATTTGGTTGCCGGCTTCTCTGGGAAATTGAACAGCCTCTCTCTCCTCCACTTACTGCCAGGAGAGTCTTTTGCAATTCAAACTTACGACTTGAAATGACATTTCAATAAAAACTACGTTTCATAAAAAAAACGTCGGTTGGATTTTAAGCTAGACATAACCATAACCCTAACTCTCCCCTGCTACATTTCTTCGTCCGGACCATTACCACTAATGGAccagaagaagaacaaaggggaATCAGGATGAGTACCGAGAGGTCCAATTCCAATCTCTGTTCGCTCAACTCATGCATCAAGAAATGAAGATGAGATAGCCGACCCAGCAATGAGAGATAAGAGGATTGACTATGTTATAAGGAGATACGAATACCCGATCCCGCAATAAACATAGTTGAAGATCACACATGATCGGTCAATCGAGATAGGTTACATGGCATGGATAGGGAATTGAATTGGCCTCTGCTATCGGGCATGGATGGAATTGAATTGGCCAGAGACGTCCTAAGGCTCATAGGTTTTGTACTAAGTCCACTTGTggtatattatttttagtccatcttctttgttgtttatttaatttttatctatGTGCATATTtagatttataaaattcttcaaaaaacataattagaaaaccaagaaaaattataaaattaaaattctcaatttagtaaatttaataatttaaattagtaattatttttacaaaaatctttaaaaggGAATTTTAAGAGTTGCAAGTGGCAATTTACTcgaatttttctaaataaaattaattgtggGACCTTACCCAAATTGTTAGACGGAATcccaaaaattaattttactaagaaacttatttttaagaatttgCAAAAACATGTATAGAGAAATGAATACATAGTAATTAAATAGTTAATTGCATAATGATATTTGTTTGCATTGCCATACGTTTCATTGTAATTACACGAGCAAGTGAAAATCTAACCAATGATGGAGTTCAATaaagtttttccttttttttttttttagatttgagGAAAGGGGATTTAAATTCTAATCTTTAAGTAGTGCATTTAAACTCTATTCTTTAAGTAGGGAatcatgcaccaaccaataTGTCAAATGCTTAAATGTGAAATTCAATAAAGTTGTAAgagataattttattgaaaattactAAGTGGGGAAAATGTCTCAAATTTTACTACAAGTGTCTAAGAGtttggaaaatttttcaatatgagagattttcatttactttttttttaaaaaaaagaaaagattggaAAATGTTTAGCTCAGTAGagaacatttttttaaaagaataggGTAAAGAATGatgcaaaaatttttaaaaaataaaaataataaaaaacaataggaataagaagaaagaatgagagacataaaatataaaaaaagaaatataaatcataaagaaaaaagtaaaaaactacataaaataacaaataaaaaataaaaaaaaaagtgaaatgCATACAAAAGAATGCAAATAGAtgaaaattttccaattaTGGAATTTTAAATAAGTTGTAAGTGACAAGATTCTTGAAAATTCTTAGGTggaaaatttttcttaaattctaaTAAACATTTTAGAGAAATTAGGAGaatttcaatataaaaaattttcatttatttaataataaaaaataaaatacaaaaaggaTATATAAAACCATGACGAAAATTttaggaaaaaggaaaaaaagaaacaagaaggaataaaatgttatgaataaatgaatgtGTCAATTGTAACTCCCAACCCTTCAAGTTCCATTCATAAtcaatgtatatatttatgatgGTTCATCAATATCCACATCTATTTAACCCTATAAATAGGGCTTTGTATATGATGAAAAATAGAcaatcaataataataaaaaacagtGAGAAATGAACCAGAAGTTCTTCTCTCATGAGAAATAAACTAGAAGTTTTTTCTCAATTCTCCTCGAAATTCTTCTCTCAATTCTTCTCtcaattattttcttagtatatatttctttacattttatatCACATTATCAACACAAGTCTCTAAAGGTAGAGAAGGTATTTTTTCAATtagatttttagtttttttttatatggtcTAATTAGCCTTAGGGCGATTATAGATTTAGATTATATCTCTGTCCCCTTGAAGTGGCGATAAACTGTCCCCCTGAAGCGGTGATAGACCTTTGAGAACCCCAACTAAGGGTTCAAATTTTCTGCATGTagtattatgaaaaatattgaaaagcCCAAGTTCCACATCTTGAAAGTGAGTGGAAACAATTATCTATCTTGGTGCCTTGATGTTGAGATGCATCTTCAAGGGCAATGTCTTGCTAATGCAATTATTATAGATGAAAATGCAAATGACCAAGATAAAGCGAATGCTTTGATTGTCATTCGTCATCATTTGCATGAGAGCTTGAAGACTCAATATTTATCGGTCCGAGATCCTAAGATACTATGAACGAGATTGAGAGAGAGGTATGATCATACCAAAACTGTTATTTTCCGTCAAGCACAATATGATTGTGCAACATCTCAGACTGCAAGACTTCAAATCAGTGTTTGATTATAACTCAGCCTTATTTGATATAGTTTCAAAGCTGGAGTTATGTGGTGTTAAGGTCACTAAATAAGAGCTATTAGAGAAAACTTTCTCTACGTTTCATGCTTTAAATATTGTATTGCAGCAACAATACCAACAATGTCAATTTAAGACATACTCAGAGTTGATTTATGTCCTCCTGAATACTGAGCAGACTAATGAACTATTGCTCAAAAATCATGATTTTAGACTTGTTGGCTCAAAAGCATTACCTGAAGCAAATGCTAGCTCTGGTAAGAGTACTGGCCGATTTAAGGGCTGTGAGTATAGGCTAGTGCATAACCCACGAAAGGGTAGCAGAAGATATAAACACCCTAGGCAAATTAATCTTGGCTTGAATCATGACAAGGGTAAGAAGCCTAAGAAGGAGCATGCTGAAAGTATTTGCTATCGTTGCGGCATGACTAGACATTGGTCACGTACCTATCATACGCCAAAGCATTTTGTTGATTTATATCAAGCATCCCTAAAGGATAAGGGCAAGCGAATTGAAACTCATGCAATTAAAAATGCTATGACCAACGTCAAGGCTAATAATACCTCTGTTGAAGTGACTCCTCTTGCTCCTATAGAAGCAAAAACATCATTGGATgtctttgattttttcaaaGACCCTTAAAAGGCATCAGATTGGTGGGAGTTAGCTCAAACTTAggatttaagaattttaatgttattttcaATGTATTACTTTTGCTTGATTgttcataaataaaattattatcccataattgatttgtgaattTTTGACAGCTGAAATTGTTAATACAAGCGACACCTGAAGTTTTCAATATAAGTGCAAGTGGGAAccatcaagaaaaagaaagatgtcTGTTTGCTTGATAGTGCAACGACACATACCATTCTTCGTGATAAGCACTTTTTCTCGAGTATGCCATTACGTAAGGCAAATGTCCATACAATATCAGGTCCCGTTGGAATTATTGATGGCTCAGGGAATGTCACAATTGTTCtaccaaatggcaccattttgTATGTTGAAGATGCATTGTTGAGCAATAGATCGAAGAGGAATCTACTTAGTTACAAAGATGTACGCCAtatgttggtcccaaataagtgtgctagagggggggtgaatagcactttgtGAATGTTtctaaaattgacttcaaaTTGGGGGCAAGTTAAAGATTAAAGGTGAGAAGTTAAATGCAGGATGAAAGAATGTTTTAAAgaagaatgaaatgaaaaataaaacaaagcaGACAATGCATagagatttatagtggttcggttaaagacctacatccactaccttgattttccaatcaaggatttttcaaaccaaatcactataaatggtggaattcccaagcttccaCTAACTAAACTTtcacaatggcttttcacaagcGTAGTCataacctttaacaatggtttttcccTAGAtaaaccaaaacccaaaactaacttttttaggctaagttagaatcTATACAACCAatcaagctaacccaagcttgatcaatccccttagagtgactcgcacactctaagtaatcaaagaaaatagaaataaagaagtacctatgatcactaacctgatctaaatggtacaaggtgAAGTGCTTAACTCTATTACAAGGATTGAAGTGAAGTGCAGAAAGTATGTAGAGAGTTTTtacaatcttttttatcttagAGGCATCTAATCTTATTCTTAGTCGTTGGGAGTGCCttatatacttgaaaaactaaTTCTAATGGATATTTGACTGTTTTTGACCGTTAGGAAACAGTTTGGAGtcagttctagccgttaatctgtcttctagtattcaaattcaaatctttaAACAAAATGCTTTAAGTTGACTAGcatacttcttagtcgattaagtcgtTTTTGTTTTCTGATCCTAGTTTTTGACGGtgagctcttagttgactaacaatgcttcttagttgattaagttgtCTCTGTCTTCTGATCCCAGTTTTTGGCAGTGAacttttagtcgactaaccatgtttcttggtcaactaagtctTCTCTATTTCTGAACTAGTCATCTccattttttagttttagttgactaactcccTTGGTTATCTgactaagaggcttctgttttgtgGCTCAATTGTAGCTCCTTATTCTTATGAGTTTTGATATTTGCTTCTAAGTGACTAATTTATTAATGACATAcatttttgtcctgcacactcaagtagtatagttagacataaataagtgggaatgttttattatcataaaaaactaatggagccaacaatcaccccctttttgattatgacaaaatatTCCTTGATTAAAAGCACAATGTCTATTAGTTCTTTTTGCTTTACACCAGATTAGGATTTCTCTCACTGATTGTGGGCTCCCCCTTAATGTATGCACGatattttcaagttattttattatccaACCTAGTAGATCAACAagtttttatctatttcttgaaaagaatAACAGGCATAGATTCAGACATTTAACAGAGTATCTTCATACAAGCATACAGAACAATTAGTAACAGGTGACAGAATATTATCAATATTGTAACTCACTGTCATCAGCCTATTGTAAACAAACCACATTCATTCCAAGATCAACTGTCATTGACAATCCATTAAACACAAAAGCAAAACAGAAATAAGTTTTTACAATCCatcaacaattaaaataacatattgtCATAAACAACCCAGCAAGCCTCATCAAAGTCAGATTCCTAGTCAGATTCTTAAATTACCCCTAAATTACTTCTACTCTAACCTATCTCCCTTTTTTTGTCATTAGCAAAATAGAGATAGAACTAAGAAGAGTCAGAGGGGGTTGATTCATCCATCCCAAAGTGGACATTGAGAGGTTCAAGAGATGGCAcaagtaaaaatttttgtgGTAAGAGATCAGAAGAAGATGCGTTTGAAACTTGGAGTGGATCCTGAATAGAAGACTTGACTGAGGGTTTGGTTTTGTCAGCTAATCTAGAAGACTTTCTCTTCTTGAGGAACTTGGTCTTTATTGCCATAGTCTTTCTGCCTTTTCTAGTCAGCTTAGGTTTATCTTGTACAGATGCAGTagctttccctttttctttactAACTTGTTCACTCTTCTACATGGTATGAACTGATTAAGGGGATGTTTTTACAGATGCTGGTTTTTGTGCTCTGCTTTTTGCtgtttctttttcagcttcCTCTTCCCTTACCATCtagtgaaagccatccatgaTTAGAATTTCCTCAGAGTTTGTGGGGGATGGTTTATCTGTCTATGCCTCATCAAGCTGTGGAGAATTGTCATTAAGCGATCCTACCACTTCTATGTTATCACTgtcttctttttcaatttcaagttCAGGAGTGGGTGtttttcttgctgcagcagaTTTAGGTTCATCACCTTCAGCTTCAAAAGTAGGATTCTCAACAAGCTATTTTGCTGGTGCTAAACTTGGTGCTGCTGAGTTATCTTCAGTTGTAGGACCAAAAGGTgactt
This window encodes:
- the LOC18604882 gene encoding truncated transcription factor CAULIFLOWER A isoform X1, producing the protein MGRGRVQLKRIENKINRQVTFSKRRSGLLKKAHEISVLCDAEVALIVFSTKGKLFEYSTDSCMERILERYERYSYAERQLAANEVDQNGSWTLEHAKLKARMEVLQRNQRHFMGEDLDNLSLRELQNLEQQLDSALKHVRSRKNQLMFESISELQKKDKALQEQNNMLAKKVKEKEQAVAQQAQWEQQNNCQDTSAILLPQPMRSSNIRGTYEARSSGREEEGNPAQHRGANALLPPWMIRHLE
- the LOC18604882 gene encoding agamous-like MADS-box protein AGL8 homolog isoform X3, whose amino-acid sequence is MGRGRVQLKRIENKINRQVTFSKRRSGLLKKAHEISVLCDAEVALIVFSTKGKLFEYSTDSCMERILERYERYSYAERQLAANEVDQNGSWTLEHAKLKARMEVLQRNQRHFMGEDLDNLSLRELQNLEQQLDSALKHVRSRKNQLMFESISELQKKDKALQEQNNMLAKKVKEKEQAVAQQAQWEQQNNCQDTSAILLPQPMRSSNIR
- the LOC18604882 gene encoding truncated transcription factor CAULIFLOWER A isoform X2, coding for MGRGRVQLKRIENKINRQVTFSKRRSGLLKKAHEISVLCDAEVALIVFSTKGKLFEYSTDSCMERILERYERYSYAERQLAANEVDQNGSWTLEHAKLKARMEVLQRNQRHFMGEDLDNLSLRELQNLEQQLDSALKHVRSRKNQLMFESISELQKKDKALQEQNNMLAKKVKEKEQAVAQQAQWEQQNNCQDTSAILLPQPMSGTYEARSSGREEEGNPAQHRGANALLPPWMIRHLE